Proteins encoded in a region of the Pseudomonas syringae KCTC 12500 genome:
- a CDS encoding alpha-L-glutamate ligase-like protein: MGWWKTWKALEARGIMGINRRNADYVLKYNKRSLYPIVDDKIITKERAIAAGIHVPEMYGVISTEKEIDRLDEIIGAHSDFVIKPAQGAGGDGILVIADRFEERFRTVSGRIISHSEIEHQVSSILTGLYSLGGHRDRALIEYRVVPDPIFKSISYEGVPDIRIIVLMGYPVMAMLRLPTRQSGGKANLHQGAIGVGVDLATGVTLQGTWLNNIISKHPDTTHSVDGVQLPNWDGFMKLAAECYELCGLGYIGVDMVLDQDKGPLILELNARPGLNIQIANDSGLTHRTQAVEARLEQLALEGRQESAQERVSFVQDLFGHVPGV, encoded by the coding sequence ATCGGCTGGTGGAAAACCTGGAAGGCGCTCGAAGCCCGCGGCATCATGGGCATCAATCGACGTAACGCCGACTACGTGCTCAAGTACAACAAGCGCAGCCTCTATCCGATCGTCGATGACAAGATCATCACCAAGGAGCGCGCCATCGCCGCAGGCATTCATGTGCCGGAGATGTACGGCGTGATTTCCACGGAAAAGGAAATCGACAGGCTCGACGAGATCATCGGCGCGCACAGCGACTTCGTGATCAAACCCGCACAGGGCGCAGGCGGCGATGGCATTCTGGTGATCGCCGACCGTTTCGAGGAGCGCTTTCGCACCGTCTCGGGACGCATCATCAGCCACTCGGAAATCGAACATCAGGTATCCAGCATCCTTACCGGCCTTTATTCATTGGGCGGCCACCGCGACCGCGCACTGATCGAATACAGGGTCGTGCCGGACCCGATCTTCAAAAGCATCAGCTATGAAGGCGTACCGGACATCCGCATCATCGTGCTGATGGGGTATCCGGTGATGGCCATGCTGCGCCTGCCTACCCGCCAATCAGGCGGCAAGGCCAACCTTCACCAAGGCGCCATTGGCGTGGGTGTGGACTTGGCCACCGGCGTCACCCTGCAAGGCACCTGGCTGAACAACATCATCAGCAAGCACCCGGACACCACCCACTCGGTGGATGGCGTGCAACTGCCCAACTGGGACGGCTTCATGAAGCTTGCCGCCGAGTGCTACGAGTTGTGCGGCCTGGGCTACATCGGCGTCGACATGGTGCTGGACCAGGACAAAGGCCCGCTGATTCTGGAGCTCAACGCCCGTCCCGGCCTGAACATTCAGATCGCCAACGACAGCGGCCTTACCCATCGCACTCAGGCCGTCGAGGCGCGTCTGGAGCAACTGGCTCTCGAAGGACGCCAGGAATCAGCGCAGGAGCGGGTCAGCTTTGTCCAGGACCTGTTCGGTCATGTGCCTGGCGTCTGA